The genomic interval TGTGCTCtcaactgggccatctctccagctcaagttattatatttgatgtatatgtCTGGAAACTCGTTGAATCACAGTTCACAGGGTTGGTGGTGCCCAAGTTCTGTGGGTGACGTCACAGTACCCAAGAAGGTTCTGAAGTTCCTTGTGTAGTTTAGTCAGCCATGCTGGCCACTCAGTGGCTAGTTGGTCTTTCTCTTCCCATGCTGTGGGCCCAGAAATTAATCAGATGTCCCTACAAGAATGTGTGTCAGTATGCCCTGCTCTCGGGCAATGACGTGATCCTGCAGTGTAACTACCCCAAAGCACTTTggtatttttcttcatctttagaGGACAAACTGTCCCTGATCAACTCCAGGGCTGATGTGAAGGTACTGCCTGGGAGCGACCTGCAGTTGTCCAACCCTAAGCCTTCCCAGACAGGGCTCTACCGCTGCCTGGACGATCACAAGGCCCGTGTAGTAGAATATGAGATTGACTTCCAGGACATAGCTCTGTtgcacatcacacacaaagaCCTGGACCAGAAGCCCATGGGAAATGAGAGCATGAACCTAGGAGGCAAGGTACTTGTTTTTACCCGCTGGGATCCTTGGCAAGATTGTAACCGTTGCCAAAAGCCTGGTGAGCGCAAACGTCTAGGCTACTGCTATGTGGAGGAGCCCCTAGAAAAGCCCATGCCTTGTTGGCTCtacctgagagaggaaaaggtgaGCAATGACCGCCTGCGACCTGAACTCCAGGTACAAGCCTGCCAGGTGCCCTGTGATACCGCTACGGAAACCAACCAGCCGTATTTCGTCTTTGACACATATCAGCTGGACAAACCCAACAACCTTGCTCCACTCAAGTGTCCCTTGGCTTCCATCTACAGGTAATGAACAGGGGCAGGATGCTAACAGCTCTTCTTTAGGCCCTCACCCAAGCCCAGTCTCCCAGGCTATCTGGTGCTAGGGGTTTCTGTTAGTAGACAAGCAAgctcttccccccaacccaggagcCTTCATGGTCAGAGTCTAGAGGGATCGATTTGCTTAGATATTTCCACAACCAGAAATAGCGTCTGAGCTGGGATCTGAGCAAATGATGCAGAGAAAGACCTATTTCCAGCCCACACAGGCAGCCTGGAGCCCGAGACTCAGGCCCAGGCTCAGCTGATGTAAACACTGATGTGAGGTCCTGCTGCTGGATTCTGAAGGATATGGTTTGTTTCTCTGTCCTTGCACCAGGGCATGGTGTCTTAGACTTCCCccccttctttctatttttttgagacagggtcttattatgtagccttggctggcctggaacttgctgtatataccaggctgaccttggactcagAAGAgatcttctgcctctgtctggatgctgggattaagagtgtgtgccaccacgcctggcatgtgtttgtttgtttctctgactGTCACGGCAAAGGGTCATGATAGGACATAATAATTATTGGGCAAAACATAGCAACAGTTGTAGGTATTGCATGCAAAAACCATTGGCAAAAATGTAGACAAATCTGCCatgcagtgagaccctgtgtaaAGAATGaagcccaaaccaaacaaactagcaaaacaaaacaaactaaaaacagcCCCCAAACCTAGACTTAGAAAACTTTCTGGAAGACAGCTCGTCAGATGTTCCCTGCTGAATGTTCTTGGTTTTTATAACTGTGGatgatattttaattctttttaattgttCCTTTTAATTCTCATAAGAAtcacagttattttatttatttatttatttatttatttatttatttatttttggttttttgagacagggtttctctgtgtatccctggctgtcctggaactcactctgtagaccaggctggccttgaactcagaaatccgcctgcctctgcctcccaagtgatgggattaaaggcgtgcgccaccactgcccggtcgttattttattttttatttaagatttatataCTTGTCTTTTATGCGTAaaggtgttttacctgcatgttatgtctatgcaccatgtgtgcaaTGCTCACAGAGACCACAAGAGGGCAGTGCGTTGCCTGGACCGGGAGTTACAAAGTTTGTGATCCTTCCTGCAGGTGTTGggaatcgaacttgggtcctctggaagagcagctaatgctctgGATGGCCTAGTtacctctctagcccctaaatTAGTGGCTCTCAACTtgcctaatgttgtgaccctttaatacagttcttcatgttgtgacctcctcaaccataacattattttcattgctactttataactgtagcattttttttaaaaattttgctaCTGAGTGGTGTCTCAattcctaagaccattggaaatgaTGTGTTTTTCGATGGTTAGgaccaacaggttgagaaccacatcCTAAATGGTTCCTTTATAATGAAAATGTTGACTGTATATAGCTACTTAGGCTGGTCCCTCCCCACTTTCCAGTGGGCGTTTTTCAGTGGCTTTTGTGTTTCCTTATTTTCATTCTAGTGTGGTTGAATGAGAATATCCCCAACAGGCTTAGGTGTTTAAACACTTGGTtccagttggtggcgctgtttgaACAAGTTACAGGGAGAGgcagtcttgctggaggaagtgcctCGCTGGAGGCAGGCTTAGAGTTTAAGGCTTCCTGCCACTCCCAGTTCACTATCTGCTTTGGAATGGGGCAGAAAATCTGATCTCTGTTTCCTGCTCTCACAGCCCTGCCTGCTGCTGGCTGCTATGCCTCCTCTCCATGATAGATTGCTAGTCCCCTGGGACcctaagcccaaataaactcttcattctgtaagttgccttggtcacagaaAAGTAACAGACACAGTTTGATTCTAGAGGCCAAGTATGAAGGGATTCTGGCCGGCTTGAGTGTGACGAGCATGGCTCCGGCAGGCCTTGCTTTTCTCTTCCCTGCCTTGCTAAAACCTGTTAGATGACATTTATAAAGCTGGCCACCAAGGTCTCTTCCCATATGTGGCCACTTCCTTCTCCAGAggctaccaaggtccagctatcaaagtactgaagtccagcaatcaaaagtccCCTTTCGCTCACATAATTaatatgcccaattaaaattaaacacctcatcctaacaggGGTTTCctcttgtacctttataaactgccaattaattaattaaatgtgccatgtctgtctcttctctaaccagaggcagtcctttgtcccactGGGGGACAGATGCCCCTGCCTGCTCTCGTTTCCCTCCCCTGCTGCccttgtcctctgtctcctgtctttgtctcttattccctgacCTGTCTTTCTGGgccaaataaatctttgtgctgagaacttggtcttgggggtcctgagCTTTCAAAGTCCACACTTGAGTTCTAGAGGGTCGCTGTTGATTGTGGTGGGAAGACATGGTAGCAGGCAATAAGGGCAGGTTGGCAGAAGCTGGAGGCTTGCTGGTCACATTGCAGTAGCATGTGGGGATACAGTCTGTCATGGAAGAGAAGATATGGTGTGGGGTAGGCTCCATGGTAGCGGGGTCTCCTCACCTCACATCttggagcaggaagcagagagcagctaGTTGTGACATGTTGTCTCTAactgtggatctggatgtagaactcttagctatttccccagcgctctctctctctctctctctctctctctctctctctctctctctctctcgtgtgtgtgtgtgtgtgtgtgtgtgtgtgtgtaaattttaaaTTACCAAGTTAATTTCTTTAGTTATAAATAAGTTTTCTGTCTTGTGAGAGTGTCGTTGAATTTTTTCCCCCATGAATTTATCCATTCCATCAAAGTATCAAGAAGGTTTTGGCTTTAGCCTaccgtggtggtttgaatgagaatggccctccataggctcatacatttgaatgcttggtccccaggcagtggcattatttggaaggcctaggaggtatagccttgttggaggaagggtatCACTGGCAGGGATGGGCTTTGGGGTTCTCAAAAGCCCTGTGCCAAGCCtagagtttctctctcttcttgctgctggtggatcagctccttctcctgcaccatgttcGCCTACATTCcgacatgcttcctgccatgatgacaatggcaTCTTGTGAAACTAAGAAGCCTCAGTTAGGTactttccttcataagagttgctgtggccatggtgtctcttcacagcaatagaaactgacACCTGTATATAGAATAGAAAAGGCGCCTGTATATAGCTatagtatgtttttgttttttgctttcttttctgtggttATAGAGCTCAAAGCTTTATGCATTCTAGGAGAACATTCTTCCACTAAGCTATCCCCAGCCCTCTGTATTCATTATGTAACCCAGACTTgctttgaactcaggatcttcttgcttttgctCCTAAGTATTGAAATTATAGACACATACCACCATTCCTAGTTCCATTATCTTTTTATGTCATTAGGAGCAGTACTAATAtctccttttaaattattttaaattaatcccagcacttggaatgcaGAGGCAAGTGCaactctgtgactttgaggccagcctggtctacacagagagttccaggccagttaggcctatacagtgagactctgtctcaaaaaacaaaacaatatcttCCAGATGGTTCCCtgggtaaaagcatttgccaccaaATCCAGTGACTTCACTTTGATCCCTAGAGAGAATatagtggagaaagagaaatgtctttgacaagttgttctctgacctccatccacatagtcaccatatgtgtgcctggaaTCATACACATGTTTGTGCAGGCATACATATACAACAGGAAACTGTGTAACAGTTTCTTCccagattgaaacattccatcctgcagggaagctcc from Arvicanthis niloticus isolate mArvNil1 chromosome 1, mArvNil1.pat.X, whole genome shotgun sequence carries:
- the Fam187b gene encoding protein FAM187B isoform X2, which produces MLATQWLVGLSLPMLWAQKLIRCPYKNVCQYALLSGNDVILQCNYPKALWYFSSSLEDKLSLINSRADVKVLPGSDLQLSNPKPSQTGLYRCLDDHKARVVEYEIDFQDIALLHITHKDLDQKPMGNESMNLGGKVLVFTRWDPWQDCNRCQKPGERKRLGYCYVEEPLEKPMPCWLYLREEKVSNDRLRPELQVQACQVPCDTATETNQPYFVFDTYQLDKPNNLAPLKCPLASIYRPVHWEANDSSLTWQNQLSGQEISTIMDLHSGGQHLKIFQPATYRCFVEQELIAQFNPTPAVYLLEAERQSKAQEPWQSRIQPGKADSVLRGLKLMLLIVSVLAIGGLLCKVVFRPICGKKRNQVLLVK